One genomic segment of Panicum virgatum strain AP13 chromosome 2N, P.virgatum_v5, whole genome shotgun sequence includes these proteins:
- the LOC120661329 gene encoding mediator of RNA polymerase II transcription subunit 10b-like translates to MESAAPNPSAAAAAAAGNGVQASGAGGERPEDASKQNLAQVTSSIQKTLGLLHQLNLTVSSFNSASQLPLLQRLNALVAELDTMQKLAEGCDIQVPMEVVNLIDDGKNPDEFTRDVLNSCIAKNQITKGKTDAFKSLRKHLLEELEQAFPEDIEQYREIRASSAAEAKRLAQSQSTLPNGDVKVKAEH, encoded by the exons ATGGAGAGCGCCGCCCCGAACCcttccgccgcggccgccgccgcggcggggaaCGGCGTCCAAGCGTCgggggccggcggggagcgGCCCGAGGACGCGTCCAAGCAGAACCTGGCGCAGGTGACCAGCTCGATCCAGAAGACGTTGGGCCTGCTCCACCAGCTCAACCTCACCGTCTCCTCCTTCAACTCCGCCTCCCAGCTccccctcctccagcgcct GAACGCGCTCGTGGCTGAGCTCGACACGATGCAGAAGCTCGCCGAGGGGTGCGACATCCAGGTGCCCATGGAGGTCGTCAA TTTGATCGACGACGGGAAGAACCCCGACGAGTTTACAAGGGatgtgctcaacagctgcatcGCCAAGAACCAGATCACCAAGGGCAAGACTGACGCTTTCAAG AGCCTACGGAAGCATCTTCTTGAGGAGCTTGAACAAGCTTTCCCTGAGGACATAGAACAATACAGGGAGATACGTGCTTCTTCTGCTGCT GAGGCGAAGCGGTTGGCTCAGTCCCAGAGCACTTTGCCCAACGGAGATGTCAAAGTGAAAGCTGAACACTGA